CCTCTAGAGACGCTGCTGCCTRGAGTAGATGCCGACTAATTAGCGAAAGTAAAACCGGCATCATTCGGAGTGAGAATGTGAGGTGGAAGGATGCATGATGAGGGTGATGTATTGGTGAAGGACAGAGTTTTGCAAATCGGGGATTGTTTGAGGCATTGATGAGGGCAYGAcggagatttttattttaaaaatggcatttgGAGAAAAGCCAATCATGCCTTTTAAGTGAAGCCAGGTACAACCCTCATGAGCCAAGGATTATATAAGTAGATGAAGAAGATAAAASATGATAATTATCACATAATTTATGACGGAGACAGAAAAATCAAACAGTGAATAATCACAGGAAGTAAATCTGCAGCATTATTTTCAACCTGCCTGCAAAATGAGGTTGTGTTATGATGAACAAAGGAAAGCTGTACAAGTCCTGTTCTCCCTCAGCATTTACATAATCTCCTCATGGGCTTGAGTgtcataatatttttaatgaattatttcaaCCATTCTTGTGGACTAATTTTGCAAAAGGCAACAGCAGCTTTTCTTGAGGATTTGGGCACAAAGGTTTGAATTTTGGGGtgattttctgtgaaatctGTTTGCTTGAATGCAACCATACACCCACGATAATATACCTTTAAATGTCTTTCAGCAAGTCACACCTggaccacacacacattttaaagcacataCCATCAGTAGTTCTGACATGAATGGCTGAGGAAACACCATGCttgatgttttgtttcaacTTGTTCTAAAATACTCCTTGTTATTGTCACCAAATGTTTAACTAATTGTCTTATCGGTCATAAAATGTTCtccagaagacattttaatgtattttatacaaGGTTCGTCCCTCTTGTACGGCATCCTTTAAGTacttattatattaaaaataaaatgtttccgcTTACATCTTCTCCCAAATGTCTGTGCCATTTTGTTGTTAAGAGATCTGCTATTAACCAAATCACTTTTacaaaggaaaagagaaactACAAGCTGCTATTAACCGTGGTAGATGTCAAAAAGTTAATAGTCTTTGTCAAGTTGACACTACAGACTTTAATTAAAGCTTAATGTAGATCCATGTATGATTATAATGCCAGTATATGTCAGTtccactgtgtgtgtatcgCCAAAAACGGATCAAATTTGTGTGTTAAATCTTAAGTTTTATGTTAAACATCTTTCCAAACttgaaaaagctttaaaaaaaaacgatctGAAATTAAGTACACATTCATGCCTATGATTTCTGCATGTACTTCTGACTGAACCTCATGGATTCTTATATATAACTCtacaaatgtattatttttcaatCTCGGACAGACTCTTCGTTCCGTTACACGGGCAGTCCAGACAGCCTGAGGTCTCGTGCTCCTATGATCACGCCGGACCTGGAGAGCGGTGTAAAGGTCTGGCACTTGGTGAAGAACCATGAACATGGAGACCAGAAGGAAGGAGATCGAGGCAGCAAGATGGTTTCTGAGATTTATCTAACCCGGTTGTTAGCAACTAAGGTACGTCAGCCAACTTGTAcatataaacttttatttgtgacGATTGAAAAAATTTTCATATTGGCTGAACTTTTTCCTCTACAAACGTCAAGGCGTTATGCACAGTCTTGATATCATGCTCTTCATCGCCTCGTACAGGGCACTCTCCAAAAATTCGTCGATGATCTGTTTGAGACGTTGTTCAGTACGGTTCATCGAGGGAGTACGCTTCCCCTGGCCATCAAATACATGTTTGACTTCCTAGATGAACAGGCAGACAGACATGGCATTTACGACACAGACGTTCGTCACACATGGAAAAGCAACTggtaagactttttttttttttttttttcctgtgaaaactgaaacaaatgtgGTACTAGTTAGGTCCATGTCTGTCCCTAACTTATgtttttcatcttcatcttaAAGCCTTCCATTGCGTTTCTGGGTGAACGTCATCAAGAACCCTCAGTTTGTATTTGACATCCATAAGAGCAGCATCACGGACGCCTGTCTCTCTGTGGTAGCTCAGACCTTTATGGATTCCTGCTCGACTTCGGAGCACCGGCTGGGCAAAGACTCACCTTCTAATAAACTACTCTACGCTAAAGATATCCCTAATTATAAGAGCTGGGTAGAAAGGTAGGTGTAACCACTACATTCAACATCGACTCccaatcacactttttttttgtctcctcttACACAAAAAGCCGGGTAATCTTTGGAAATTGATtcaaaaagctctttttttctttcacatttctcAGACACAGTCTGTAAAAGCACTCTGCAAGTGAATATTAGCAGGCATAAATTGTCAGCACAAGTGGTGTAATGGCTTGAAAATATGACtgtaaagtaataaaaagctCAGTCGAACAATCATATTAACTCAGTGAGTGACTCCAAGTGTTCCTGTTRCCTGTATTTCCAGGTACTAYGCTGATATCACCCGGATGCCGGCGATTAGTGATCAGGACATGAATGCGTATTTGGCTGAGCAGGCCAGACTCCACTCTACAGAGTTCAACATGCTCAGCGCTCTCAATGAGATCTACTCTTACGTCAGCAAGTACAGTGAGGAGGTAGGTCTGAATGCTCCAGCTGGAGAGAGAGCACAGTTTTTCTGAAGTTTCTCTTTTAATAGTAGTCAATAATTTTG
This is a stretch of genomic DNA from Poecilia reticulata strain Guanapo unplaced genomic scaffold, Guppy_female_1.0+MT scaffold_680, whole genome shotgun sequence. It encodes these proteins:
- the LOC103461156 gene encoding plexin-A2-like; this translates as MWXCPCLLMQVSDRSVVALVPKQTSSYNIPSSASITRTSISRYDSSFRYTGSPDSLRSRAPMITPDLESGVKVWHLVKNHEHGDQKEGDRGSKMVSEIYLTRLLATKGTLQKFVDDLFETLFSTVHRGSTLPLAIKYMFDFLDEQADRHGIYDTDVRHTWKSNCLPLRFWVNVIKNPQFVFDIHKSSITDACLSVVAQTFMDSCSTSEHRLGKDSPSNKLLYAKDIPNYKSWVERYYADITRMPAISDQDMNAYLAEQARLHSTEFNMLSALNEIYSYVSKYSEEVGLNAPAGERAQFF